A stretch of the Ostrea edulis chromosome 9, xbOstEdul1.1, whole genome shotgun sequence genome encodes the following:
- the LOC125659183 gene encoding uncharacterized protein LOC125659183 isoform X1, with the protein MPKEKSTRAKKKKGGDVMRKGRTNKNVEGPVEFQEQTTMETSTNNGFEGEMDVSPRDEPSGFRMENSRETIRGIGSTSKQDTRKNTSRISAVDVRNEVNNLLHLATAPNTQETYNQGLRCFEEFQDSLNLSKIWPPTLEQIVLFIGYMSAKHLSVATARTYISAISYKLKIQNNRDETQSFLVKKLLEGFRRKVKKNDARLPITSNILNQILQSLHLVCTNYYECKLFQAAYTLAFFGFFRVGEMTVKNQKDLGHAIEYEDITMFTEENKIQIKLKHSKVDQIGEGETITIQNSQFGSQIQPIKIIQEYLAIRPSVQGKLFCHFSGQPLTRYQFTAVLNKVLSIIGLEGKKYKSHSFRIGAATSAAMFGMSEEEICKAGRWKSKAYKIYVRM; encoded by the exons ATGCCAAAAGAAAAATCAACGAGGGCGAAAAAGAAGAAGGGAGGTGATGTTATGAGAAAGGGGCGAACAAATAAAAATGTGGAAGGTCCAGTTGAATTTCAAGAGCAGACGACAATGGAGACATCAACAAATAACGGATTTGAGGGAGAAATGGATGTATCACCCAGAGATGAACCATCGGGATTCCGCATGGAGAATTCCAGGGAAACCATTCGAG GAATTGGCTCCACAAGCAAACAAGATACCAGAAAAAATACCAGTAGAATTTCAGCAGTTGATGTTAGAAATGAAGTAAACAACTTGTTACATCTAGCAACAGCCCCAAATACTCAGGAAACATACAACCAGGGACTAAGATGCTTTGAGGAATTCCAGGATTCCCTAAACCTTAGCAAAATATGGCCCCCTACGTTAGAGCAAATAGTtctatttataggttatatgtCAGCAAAACATCTCTCAGTGGCAACAGCTAGAACTTACATTTCAGCTATTTCTTACAaactaaaaattcaaaacaatagGGATGAAACTCAAAGCTTTCTGGTTAAGAAACTCTTAGAAGGATTCAGAAGAAAGGTCAAGAAAAATGATGCCAGACTGCcaattacatcaaatatattaaatcaaataCTACAAAGTTTGCACTTGGTTTGTACAAACTACTATGAATGCAAACTGTTTCAAGCCGCCTACACTTTAGCATTTTTTGGTTTCTTTAGAGTTGGAGAAATGACAGTAAAAAACCAAAAAGATCTGGGACATGCAATTGAATATGAAGACATAACAATGTTtacagaagaaaataaaatccaaataaaaTTAAAGCATTCCAAAGTGGATCAAATAGGGGAAGGAGAAACAATTACTATTCAGAATAGCCAATTTGGGTCTCAAATACAACCAATTAAGATTATTCAAGAATATCTAGCAATACGACCTTCAGTGCAGGGGAAGTTGTTCTGTCATTTTAGTGGACAACCATTAACTAGATACCAATTTACGGcagttttaaataaagttttgtcgATAATAGGGTTAGAAGGTAAAAAATACAAGTCTCATTCATTTAGAATTGGGGCAGCAACCAGTGCAGCAATGTTTGGTATGTCAGAGGAAGAAATCTGTAAAGCAGGAAGATGGAAATCTAAAgcatacaaaatttatgttaGGATGTAA
- the LOC125659183 gene encoding uncharacterized protein LOC125659183 isoform X2, whose product MPKEKSTRAKKKKGGDVMRKGRTNKNVEGPVEFQEQTTMETSTNNGFEGEMDVSPRDEPSGFRMENSRETIREQQVWVVGSSIVKRAFLAARIRPDGVNLGLMDRLNVSIWWQGKGGMGWYEMYNKIKTLLKVADPPDYIILHCGGNNIGYTPIKQLIQDMKGTIDKIWKLLPNTKLVWSQILPRKNWYSSDSIEKMNNSAKRINSSVAAYIVRNGGCYIKYLDIKLVNTNLFEADGVHISNIGNEIFLNNISAGLEQFITNGWQVYPKLY is encoded by the exons ATGCCAAAAGAAAAATCAACGAGGGCGAAAAAGAAGAAGGGAGGTGATGTTATGAGAAAGGGGCGAACAAATAAAAATGTGGAAGGTCCAGTTGAATTTCAAGAGCAGACGACAATGGAGACATCAACAAATAACGGATTTGAGGGAGAAATGGATGTATCACCCAGAGATGAACCATCGGGATTCCGCATGGAGAATTCCAGGGAAACCATTCGAG AACAACAGGTATGGGTAGTGGGCTCATCAATAGTCAAAAGAGCATTTTTAGCAGCTAGAATCAGACCAGATGGAGTTAACTTGGGACTAATGGATAGATTAAATGTGTCTATTTGGTGGCAAGGAAAAGGGGGTATGGGCTGGTATGAAATGTACAACAAGATCAAAACATTGCTGAAAGTTGCTGACCCTCCTGATTACATTATTCTACATTGTGGTGGTAATAATATTGGGTACACACCAATCAAACAGcttatacaagatatgaaaggtaCAATTGACAAAATTTGGAAACTTTTACCCAATACAAAGCTTGTATGGTCACAAATATTGCCTAGAAAGAACTGGTATTCATCAGATAGCatagaaaaaatgaataattctgCAAAAAGAATCAACAGTTCAGTGGCGGCTTATATAGTAAGGAATGGGGGATGTTATATCAAGTATTTGGATATCAAACTTGTAAACACAAATCTTTTTGAGGCAGATGGGGTCCATATATCAAATATAGGCAATGAAATTTTTCTCAACAACATTAGTGCAGGGTTAGAACAATTTATAACGAATGGATGGCAAGTGTATCCAAAGTTATACTAG